CTGATCCTCTGCCTGGCTCCGGCCGCCCTGGCCCAGAACATCTTCGAGGAAGAGGTGGTCAACGAGAAGTACGCCCTGCTCGGCGCGAACCTGGCCCTGCTGGCCGTCGAGGGCGGCTACAAGTACGTGGACACCGCGACCCTCAAGCAGTGGATGGATGAGAAGAAGCCCATGGTTCTCGTGGACACCATGCCCTTCGAGGCGAGCTACCAGAAAGGACACTTCCCCGGCGCCAAGCAGTTCCTGTTCCCCATCCCGACCATGACCGCCTGGGACAACGCCGAGACCGAGGGCAAATCCCAGGAGGATTTCGTGGCCATGCTCGGCGCGGACAAGGACGCGCTGATCGTCTTCTACTGCGGGTTCGTGAAGTGCACCCGCTCGCACAACGGCGCGCTGTGGGCCAAGAAGCTCGGCTACACCAACGTCTACCGCCATCCGGGCGGGCTCTACGCCTGGAAGGGCGCGGGCTTCCCCCTGGCGAAGTAGGCTTTCCGCCGCACAGCCACGCGCGGCCCGGCGCCAGAGTATGGCGGATGACGGCTTTTCGGCCGCGCGCGTTGCAAGCCCCTCCCGGCCTTCGGCCGCGAGGGGCTTTCGCGTGCTGACGGATTTCGCTTTCCAGGCCGTTTGCAAAGCTCCAGATGCACGGCGCAAGAAAAGTTCAAGGCCGCCGCGCATCGAAGGATACGCGGGGATTTGAACTTTCCGCGCCAACGCGGCCGATGGGGCTTTTGGGACGGCCTGTCAGATTCCGAGCTTTTCGCGGATGTAGGCCAGATCGACGTTGGCCGCCACGACCTCCGCGCCCTGCTTGATCTTCACGGCGTCGCGGAACTTGTGGCGCGAGAGCAGCGTCTCCATCTTCTTGGCCACGGAGAAGGTGTCCTCGCGCACGATGATGATCGGAATCTCCAAGACCTCGGAGCGC
The sequence above is a segment of the Alkalidesulfovibrio alkalitolerans DSM 16529 genome. Coding sequences within it:
- a CDS encoding rhodanese-like domain-containing protein, whose translation is MSLKRLALTLALILCLAPAALAQNIFEEEVVNEKYALLGANLALLAVEGGYKYVDTATLKQWMDEKKPMVLVDTMPFEASYQKGHFPGAKQFLFPIPTMTAWDNAETEGKSQEDFVAMLGADKDALIVFYCGFVKCTRSHNGALWAKKLGYTNVYRHPGGLYAWKGAGFPLAK